Proteins found in one Leptidea sinapis chromosome 23, ilLepSina1.1, whole genome shotgun sequence genomic segment:
- the LOC126971331 gene encoding ATP-binding cassette subfamily C member 4-like isoform X4: protein MAMTMVLQMAARITADLLAQMTSVERVLEYTNLPPEENMEDGPSMPPQKWPTEGKISFEKVNLRYSLEEVPVLKDLNFHIQGGWKVGVVGRTGAGKSSLIAAIFRLASVEGKIMIDGIDTQDVAKNVLRSKISIIPQEPVLFSASLRYNLDPFDSYSDDEIWRALEQVELKEAVPALDFKVSEGGSNFSVGQRQLVCLARAILRSNQILIMDEATANVDPQTDELIQKTIRHIFSSCTVLTIAHRLNTIMDSDRVLVMNKGEVAEFDHPYTLLLNPNSLFSFMVNETGDSMSRVLFETAKAKYQSENTETVAAEDKKTL, encoded by the exons ATGGCAATGACGATGGTGCTGCAGATGGCAGCTAGAATTACTGCAGATCTTTTGGCACAGATGACGTCAGTCGAGAGAGTTCTGGAGTACACCAATCTACCACCAGAAGAAAACATGGAAGATGGGC CTTCAATGCCACCCCAAAAATGGCCCACGGAAGGAAAAATTTCGTTTGAAAAAGTGAACCTCCGTTACAGTCTTGAAGAGGTGCCTGTTTTAAAAGACTTGAATTTCCATATTCAGGGGGGTTGGAAG GTGGGTGTAGTTGGAAGAACTGGTGCCGGTAAGTCTTCTCTTATAGCAGCCATATTCAGACTAGCAAGCGTAGAAGGGAAGATTATGATAGATGGCATTGATACCCAGGATGTTGCCAAAAAT GTGTTACGGTCGAAGATATCAATAATTCCACAAGAGCCGGTGCTTTTCTCTGCTTCTCTGAGATACAATCTAGACCCGTTTGACAGCTACAGTGACGATGAGATTTGGAGAGCGTTAGAACAA GTGGAACTAAAAGAAGCCGTTCCTGCGTTGGACTTCAAAGTTTCGGAAGGTGGCTCAAACTTCTCAGTGGGTCAGCGACAGCTCGTCTGCTTGGCACGGGCTATCTTACGATCTAATCAGATTCTAATCATGGACGAAGCCACTGCCAACGTTGACCCGCA AACTGACGAGCTGATTCAAAAAACAATACGACACATATTCTCCTCCTGTACAGTTCTAACGATAGCTCACCGCCTGAATACAATTATGGACTCCGATCGCGTCTTGGTCATGAACAAAGGCGAGGTTGCGGAATTTGATCATCCCTACACATTGTTATTGAACCCCAACAGTTTATTTAGCTTCATGGTCAATGAGACTGGTGATAGTATGAGCAGAGTTCTCTTCGAAACAGCTAAAGCGAAATATCAAAGTGAAAATACGGAGACCGTAGCAGCGGAAGACAAGAAAACATTATGA